One window of Candidatus Poribacteria bacterium genomic DNA carries:
- a CDS encoding glucose 1-dehydrogenase: MRLDNKTAIVTGAGRGIGRAIALRFAEEGAKVVVDDVDDAIGTETVAAITDAGGEALFVNADVSNAADAQRLIAETLDTYGTVDILVNNAICSTADVLNNNWEANLAVALQGTSHCSNAVIPIMQEAGGGSIVNIASVNGLIGLQAIHAYSAAKGGVIALTRSMAVAHGKDNIRINCICPGTIQTEVWEPMIERNPQILDEITPWYPLGRIGQPIDIANAALFLASDEASFATGAVFVIDGGLTAGNHQFPI, from the coding sequence ATGCGGTTGGATAACAAAACAGCCATTGTCACAGGAGCAGGGCGCGGTATCGGCAGAGCCATCGCCCTTCGGTTCGCTGAAGAAGGGGCGAAAGTCGTCGTTGATGATGTGGACGATGCTATCGGCACCGAGACCGTCGCTGCAATCACCGATGCAGGCGGCGAGGCACTTTTCGTCAACGCCGATGTCTCCAATGCTGCGGATGCTCAAAGACTTATCGCTGAGACCCTTGACACTTACGGCACTGTTGATATCTTAGTAAACAACGCCATCTGCTCCACAGCCGACGTACTGAACAACAATTGGGAGGCGAACTTAGCGGTCGCGCTCCAAGGCACCAGCCACTGTTCTAATGCCGTTATCCCTATAATGCAGGAGGCTGGCGGCGGGAGCATCGTCAATATCGCCTCTGTCAATGGACTCATCGGTTTACAGGCGATCCATGCGTACTCTGCTGCGAAAGGTGGCGTTATCGCATTGACCCGCTCCATGGCAGTCGCACACGGTAAAGATAACATCCGTATCAATTGTATCTGTCCCGGCACAATCCAAACCGAAGTCTGGGAACCGATGATTGAACGCAACCCGCAAATTTTGGATGAAATCACGCCATGGTATCCGTTAGGACGGATCGGACAACCTATTGACATTGCGAACGCAGCACTCTTCCTCGCGTCCGATGAAGCCAGTTTTGCAACGGGCGCAGTTTTCGTTATTGATGGCGGCTTGACTGCTGGTAACCATCAGTTTCCGATTTGA
- a CDS encoding phytanoyl-CoA dioxygenase family protein, translated as MVTQEQIDFFQENGYLKFGRVLDSDGVEAMRAGLDAVIELELSEGDDSSPEFKYGHDRREDKLNRGSGHPRAIHQYVNMWKREPHYEAAIHHPLIAGTARALLDTPEVRLWHDQVISKPPHDNGHFGFHHDFFFWPLSPPNIVSCWLALDDATVDSGCMHVMPKSHKDERFSVAARAAFNAESAKANEEGREPPPNPWTGRRDLDISHGIPVELKAGECMFHHCLNWHGTPPNVTDHQRRAFVMIFMAQDVCYNNAQAPSHILVSTIKVADGDPLVGDGFPVA; from the coding sequence ATGGTAACACAAGAACAGATCGACTTTTTTCAGGAAAATGGCTATCTCAAATTCGGTAGGGTCTTAGACAGCGATGGCGTTGAAGCCATGCGTGCAGGGTTGGATGCTGTCATTGAACTGGAACTCAGCGAAGGTGACGACTCTTCACCGGAATTCAAGTATGGACACGACCGGCGTGAAGACAAACTCAATCGGGGCAGCGGTCACCCACGTGCGATTCATCAATACGTGAACATGTGGAAGCGGGAACCGCATTACGAGGCAGCGATTCACCATCCGCTTATCGCTGGAACGGCGCGTGCGCTGCTTGATACGCCTGAAGTCCGTCTCTGGCACGATCAAGTGATTTCCAAACCACCCCACGACAACGGGCATTTCGGATTTCATCACGATTTCTTCTTTTGGCCCCTCAGCCCGCCGAACATTGTGAGCTGCTGGCTCGCTTTGGACGATGCCACGGTGGACAGCGGTTGCATGCACGTTATGCCGAAGAGTCATAAAGATGAACGGTTCTCGGTTGCTGCAAGAGCAGCATTCAATGCGGAATCCGCAAAAGCGAACGAAGAAGGACGCGAACCTCCTCCAAACCCGTGGACAGGAAGACGGGATTTGGACATCAGTCACGGTATCCCAGTAGAATTGAAAGCAGGCGAGTGTATGTTTCATCACTGCCTCAACTGGCACGGTACACCACCAAATGTTACCGACCATCAACGTAGAGCATTTGTCATGATTTTCATGGCACAGGATGTCTGCTATAACAACGCGCAAGCACCGAGTCATATTCTCGTTTCAACCATCAAGGTTGCGGATGGCGACCCCCTCGTTGGGGATGGATTCCCGGTGGCATAA
- a CDS encoding AAA family ATPase → MKDSTFITRVILKNYKSIAACDVQLQPLTFLVGRNGAGKSNFLDALRFVADALNTSLDHAIRDRGGIDGVRRRSRGPPNHFSIRLEFTLPESFTGHYAFQIRTRSPGGYEVQVEECRIENKLCLTSEEYFRVESGTVTDTSMEVAPAAAIDRLYLVNASGLPEFRPVYDAFSRMGFYNLNPDKIRDLQDPDLGDVLLRDGRNLTSVFKQLSPTVKQDIEEYLTIIVPGIQGVEIEKFGGKETLAFRQNVVGDKHPWRFLANNMSDGTLRLLGILVALFQGNHGTQKRVSLVGIEEPEIAMHPAMVGALLDEFRHAAHKAQVIIITHSPDLLDEKSLDIGSVLVVEADDGNTVIAPVDEIGRSVVHDKLFTTGELLRMDQLQPDPASVVSAKKAPQLPLFNFGKRNSNRTKNKEEH, encoded by the coding sequence ATGAAAGATTCAACGTTTATCACAAGAGTTATTCTGAAAAACTATAAGAGCATCGCTGCGTGTGATGTGCAGCTGCAACCCTTGACGTTCCTTGTAGGTCGCAACGGTGCTGGTAAGAGCAACTTTCTTGATGCACTGCGATTTGTTGCTGATGCGTTGAATACATCGTTGGACCACGCGATACGAGATCGTGGTGGAATTGACGGTGTCCGCCGCCGGTCACGTGGACCTCCAAACCATTTCAGCATTCGCCTTGAATTCACTCTACCAGAAAGTTTTACGGGCCACTATGCTTTTCAAATTAGGACGCGTTCACCCGGAGGCTACGAGGTTCAGGTTGAAGAGTGTCGTATTGAAAATAAGTTGTGCCTCACGTCAGAAGAATACTTCCGTGTTGAGAGTGGCACTGTAACCGACACAAGTATGGAAGTCGCACCAGCGGCTGCAATAGATCGCCTCTATTTGGTGAACGCTTCCGGGCTGCCCGAATTTCGGCCTGTCTATGACGCATTTTCTCGGATGGGATTTTACAATCTCAATCCCGATAAAATCCGAGATCTCCAAGACCCGGACCTTGGAGATGTCCTTCTTCGTGATGGGCGTAACCTTACAAGTGTTTTCAAACAGTTATCACCCACTGTGAAGCAAGACATTGAGGAGTACCTAACAATAATTGTTCCGGGTATTCAAGGCGTAGAAATTGAAAAATTTGGGGGCAAGGAGACGTTAGCGTTCAGGCAGAATGTAGTAGGCGACAAACATCCTTGGCGATTTTTGGCAAACAATATGTCTGATGGTACACTCCGCTTGTTAGGGATTCTGGTGGCTCTGTTTCAGGGAAATCACGGCACTCAAAAGCGCGTGTCACTCGTCGGAATTGAAGAACCAGAAATCGCGATGCACCCCGCAATGGTCGGGGCGTTACTTGATGAATTTCGCCACGCTGCCCACAAGGCACAAGTTATCATCATTACTCACAGTCCAGATTTGCTTGATGAAAAGAGTCTGGATATAGGGTCAGTTCTGGTTGTAGAAGCAGATGATGGGAATACGGTAATTGCTCCTGTTGATGAAATTGGAAGGTCTGTTGTGCACGATAAATTGTTTACAACAGGGGAACTCCTACGTATGGATCAATTGCAACCTGATCCGGCATCTGTCGTTTCTGCTAAAAAGGCGCCACAACTCCCTTTGTTTAATTTTGGGAAAAGGAATTCTAACCGAACGAAGAATAAAGAAGAGCACTAA
- a CDS encoding DUF4276 family protein encodes MLDSDDDCPAELGPALLERALQTHGNLPIAVVLAKYEFEAWFLAAAESIRGRRGLRNDIDSPEEPEAIRDAKGWLSNRMESGRNYHEKRDQPALADSFDLEQARRADSFDKCYRDIVRLLHELRKTSSLTNEQI; translated from the coding sequence ATCCTTGACAGTGATGATGACTGTCCAGCGGAACTAGGGCCTGCGCTCCTTGAGCGAGCGTTACAAACTCATGGCAATTTACCGATTGCTGTCGTGTTGGCGAAATATGAGTTTGAAGCATGGTTTCTTGCAGCAGCCGAATCCATCCGTGGGCGGAGAGGGTTAAGAAATGATATTGACTCTCCAGAAGAACCAGAGGCAATCCGGGACGCAAAGGGATGGTTAAGCAATCGAATGGAGAGTGGCAGGAACTATCATGAAAAGCGTGACCAGCCTGCCCTTGCAGATAGTTTCGACCTTGAGCAAGCACGCCGCGCAGATTCATTCGACAAATGCTACCGCGACATCGTTCGCCTTCTTCATGAATTACGAAAAACAAGCAGTTTAACCAATGAACAAATATAA
- a CDS encoding sulfatase-like hydrolase/transferase, which produces MENRPNVIFVLTDDQGPWAAGCCGNEEVRTPYLDQLASEGTRFPNFFCTSPVCSPARASLMTGRIPSAHGVHDWIRDGNMPPDPARYLDGLTCYTDVLADNNYTVGLSGKWHLGDSLTPQHGFSHWFTLLTGGSQYNDADMIRDGQVEMQPGYLTDVITDDALNFISANQEGPFYLSVNYNAPHTPFTGHPQDIVDSYDDCPFKTCPQEALHPWAVQGAAVHMGNRESLKGYFAAITALDLNVGRILERLTQLGIRENTLVVFSSDNGYSCGHHGFWHKGNGTFPLNMYENSVKVPFIVSQPGSIPEGRVSEAMVSQYDFMPTLLDYLGLPDPNDDMSPGRSFVSALSGETNDAKEEIVVFDEYGPVRMIRTQEWKYVHRYPYGPHELYDLVNDPGERKNLIDDKSQNARIDDMRQQMGAWFQRYVLPELDGARCSVTGGGQAAKIEEGQCGEGAFHPRYAPPRQNV; this is translated from the coding sequence ATGGAAAACAGACCCAATGTCATCTTTGTTTTGACAGACGACCAAGGCCCATGGGCTGCAGGGTGCTGCGGCAATGAGGAAGTGCGGACGCCCTACCTCGATCAGTTGGCTTCAGAAGGTACCCGCTTTCCCAATTTCTTCTGCACAAGTCCCGTCTGCTCGCCAGCACGTGCAAGTCTGATGACCGGACGCATTCCCTCAGCGCACGGTGTACACGACTGGATCCGCGACGGAAACATGCCGCCAGATCCCGCCCGATACCTTGACGGATTGACCTGCTATACGGACGTTTTAGCCGATAATAATTATACCGTCGGATTGAGCGGCAAATGGCATCTCGGCGATAGCTTAACACCACAACACGGATTCAGTCACTGGTTCACTCTACTCACAGGTGGAAGTCAGTATAACGATGCGGATATGATCCGAGATGGACAGGTAGAAATGCAGCCCGGCTATCTTACCGATGTCATCACCGATGATGCGTTGAACTTTATCTCGGCGAATCAAGAGGGTCCATTCTATCTCAGCGTCAACTATAACGCACCGCATACACCGTTTACAGGACATCCCCAAGACATCGTTGACTCTTATGACGACTGCCCATTCAAGACCTGTCCACAAGAAGCGTTACATCCGTGGGCGGTGCAGGGCGCAGCTGTTCACATGGGCAATCGTGAATCGCTAAAAGGTTATTTCGCAGCGATAACAGCACTTGATTTAAATGTCGGACGAATTCTGGAACGACTCACGCAGTTGGGTATCCGTGAAAACACGCTTGTTGTCTTCAGTAGTGATAACGGATATTCGTGTGGACATCACGGATTCTGGCATAAAGGAAACGGTACATTCCCACTGAACATGTACGAAAACTCGGTCAAAGTCCCGTTCATTGTCAGCCAACCCGGAAGTATCCCAGAGGGACGCGTCAGCGAGGCGATGGTCAGCCAATACGATTTCATGCCAACACTTCTCGATTATCTCGGCTTACCCGATCCAAACGACGACATGTCACCCGGCAGAAGTTTTGTCTCCGCGCTCTCTGGAGAGACAAACGACGCGAAAGAGGAAATCGTCGTCTTCGACGAATACGGTCCCGTCCGTATGATCCGCACACAAGAGTGGAAATACGTCCATAGATATCCCTACGGTCCACATGAGTTATACGATCTCGTGAACGATCCGGGGGAACGGAAAAACTTGATAGATGACAAATCTCAGAACGCTCGCATAGATGACATGCGTCAACAGATGGGGGCATGGTTTCAAAGATACGTCCTACCGGAATTAGATGGTGCGAGATGCTCCGTTACAGGTGGCGGGCAAGCAGCAAAAATTGAGGAAGGACAATGTGGTGAAGGTGCCTTCCATCCGAGGTATGCACCACCTCGACAGAATGTGTAG
- a CDS encoding Uma2 family endonuclease, translated as MTAIAVQTQLTPEEYLAWERKAPFKNEYLSGQILAMSGASRAHNLITGNIFNGLYNQLVNRDCETYTSEMRVKAKPITSYFYPDVAVVCDEPRFEDDMFDTLLNPTVVVEVLSRSTAAYDKGEKFEAYKQIASLREYILVSQDRVNVERHFRLETQWKAIEFQELTDILPLDSIRCELPLGHIYRRVKFTDTR; from the coding sequence ATGACGGCTATTGCTGTGCAAACCCAACTGACACCTGAGGAATACCTCGCTTGGGAACGCAAAGCACCCTTCAAAAATGAATATCTCAGCGGACAGATACTCGCGATGTCCGGTGCAAGTCGCGCACATAATCTCATCACAGGAAACATATTTAATGGACTTTACAACCAACTGGTGAATCGGGATTGTGAGACCTACACTAGCGAGATGCGCGTGAAGGCGAAACCAATAACATCTTACTTCTATCCGGATGTCGCTGTCGTCTGTGATGAACCCCGTTTTGAAGATGATATGTTTGACACGCTCCTCAACCCAACCGTTGTTGTAGAGGTGCTTTCCCGCTCAACTGCAGCTTATGACAAGGGGGAGAAATTCGAGGCTTATAAACAGATCGCGTCCTTGCGGGAATATATCCTTGTTTCGCAAGACAGGGTAAACGTTGAACGCCATTTTCGTTTAGAAACGCAGTGGAAAGCAATCGAATTTCAGGAGCTTACGGACATTCTACCACTGGATTCAATTCGCTGCGAACTGCCCTTGGGACACATCTATAGACGCGTCAAATTTACAGATACGCGCTGA
- a CDS encoding GHMP kinase, whose product MARAFAPGNISCVFKVIPHADAARMHSLGMGFTVKEGVEVTVAEHHETEVLFNGQRINFPTVRAVVSRLTQKNGIAGIQVDITSPLPLGCGFGLSGAAALATAYALNDLLQKHKDTEELAMIAHVAEVENRTGLGDVCSQYHGGCLVKLKEGAPLVADRLPIAEQPIYYRYFGPIQTSEVLGNREQTTRINRAADVALNVLQTLTSAKSSPELFNACFTVSKRFSVESGLLSDVQVIDTIAQIEAEGGVASMIMLGNGVFSTHPFEDAVETKLVHNPARLIP is encoded by the coding sequence ATGGCGAGAGCTTTTGCCCCCGGCAACATTTCGTGTGTTTTCAAGGTTATTCCGCACGCCGATGCTGCCCGTATGCACTCGCTCGGTATGGGTTTCACTGTTAAAGAAGGTGTAGAGGTCACCGTCGCCGAGCATCACGAGACGGAAGTACTATTCAATGGACAGCGCATCAATTTTCCGACGGTACGCGCTGTTGTCAGCAGATTAACCCAAAAAAATGGTATCGCAGGCATCCAAGTAGATATTACCTCTCCACTGCCCCTCGGCTGTGGTTTTGGACTCAGCGGTGCCGCAGCACTCGCAACTGCTTATGCGCTCAACGACCTGCTTCAGAAGCACAAAGATACTGAAGAACTCGCGATGATAGCGCACGTCGCAGAGGTTGAAAACCGCACTGGGTTGGGTGATGTCTGTTCGCAATACCACGGTGGTTGTCTCGTCAAGTTGAAGGAGGGTGCACCGTTAGTTGCCGATAGGCTACCGATCGCAGAACAACCCATCTATTACCGCTACTTCGGACCGATCCAGACAAGTGAAGTGCTTGGAAACAGAGAACAGACAACTCGCATCAATCGTGCCGCCGATGTTGCCTTGAATGTTTTGCAAACGCTCACAAGTGCCAAATCAAGCCCCGAACTCTTTAATGCCTGCTTCACGGTCTCAAAAAGGTTTTCAGTCGAGAGTGGCTTACTCAGTGATGTACAGGTGATAGACACAATCGCACAGATTGAGGCAGAGGGAGGCGTTGCGTCGATGATTATGTTAGGGAACGGCGTTTTTAGCACACATCCTTTTGAAGACGCTGTCGAGACAAAACTCGTTCATAACCCAGCACGTCTTATCCCGTAA
- a CDS encoding sugar kinase has translation MDVLSLGIYVVDVLGRPIDQFPEKGKLALFEELEIHTGGCANNTAIALARLGISAGAMGKVGGDAFGDLILQTLADNDVNTAGMQQDANSSTSFTFVAVASDGERTFYHYIGANGELCEVDLNWEIIKRAKILHIAGALVMPRFDGAPMANVLREAKALGITTSLDTAYDATGKWMDTLEPCLPYVDMFMPSIVEAQHLTGLSEHREITQFLRNNYGIHTVVIKMGENGSYASTPEAEYLAPAYPVNAVDATGAGDAYVAGFLAGTIMDWDLKATAELASATGAACVTAIGTTAGIQNLEETLKIVASHRLPVIS, from the coding sequence ATGGATGTACTATCACTCGGCATTTACGTCGTTGATGTGTTAGGACGACCGATAGATCAGTTTCCTGAAAAAGGGAAATTAGCACTCTTCGAGGAACTCGAAATCCATACCGGTGGTTGTGCCAACAACACGGCGATTGCGCTCGCGCGCTTGGGTATCTCTGCTGGCGCAATGGGTAAAGTTGGTGGTGATGCTTTCGGTGACCTGATTTTGCAAACGCTCGCAGATAACGATGTAAACACAGCGGGTATGCAACAGGACGCAAACAGCAGCACTTCATTTACATTCGTCGCGGTTGCCTCCGATGGGGAACGAACCTTCTACCATTACATCGGCGCAAACGGTGAACTCTGTGAGGTTGACCTCAATTGGGAAATCATCAAGCGCGCCAAGATTCTGCACATCGCCGGTGCGCTTGTCATGCCACGCTTTGATGGAGCACCGATGGCGAACGTCCTCCGAGAGGCAAAAGCACTGGGGATAACGACCTCACTTGACACAGCGTATGATGCCACCGGAAAGTGGATGGATACACTCGAACCGTGCTTGCCTTACGTAGACATGTTCATGCCAAGTATCGTCGAAGCACAACATCTCACGGGTCTATCTGAACACCGAGAAATCACCCAATTTTTGCGGAATAACTACGGTATCCACACCGTCGTCATTAAAATGGGCGAAAACGGCAGTTACGCCTCCACACCAGAGGCTGAATACTTAGCACCAGCATATCCTGTGAATGCGGTTGACGCGACGGGAGCAGGGGACGCTTACGTCGCTGGTTTTCTCGCAGGGACTATCATGGACTGGGACCTAAAGGCGACAGCAGAATTGGCATCGGCAACGGGCGCGGCTTGTGTCACTGCTATCGGTACAACCGCCGGCATCCAAAATCTTGAAGAGACCTTGAAAATAGTTGCCAGTCATCGGTTACCGGTTATCAGTTAA
- a CDS encoding ABC transporter ATP-binding protein yields MIVQTENLSKWYGEVMGVNDISLTIHPGITGLLGPNGAGKTTLIKLMTGQLKPNQGEVKVLNQMVWNNPELTRQVGYCPDIELAYQFMSGHEFITFFATLSGYDETEVESRSLQVLETVDMLPAKDRPIASYSKGMRQRIKLAQALVHEPELLFLDEPLTGLDPNGRRYVLSLLKGLADKGISIIVSSHILYEIEALTETILLIHQGRILAEGTISDIRELIDEHPHKVYLSTDEPRRLAQVCLPFADILSVTFVNNGDLVEESEAEESGDIIIETDKPDAFYARLPELLIENELNVSQLYSPDDNLSSVFKYLVG; encoded by the coding sequence ATGATCGTTCAAACAGAAAATCTATCCAAATGGTACGGCGAAGTCATGGGAGTGAATGACATATCCCTTACAATTCACCCTGGAATCACAGGTTTGTTGGGTCCAAATGGGGCAGGCAAAACGACTCTAATCAAACTCATGACCGGTCAACTTAAACCTAACCAAGGCGAAGTCAAAGTGCTAAATCAAATGGTATGGAACAACCCCGAACTGACGAGGCAGGTCGGTTACTGTCCGGACATAGAGTTGGCGTACCAATTCATGAGCGGTCATGAGTTTATCACGTTTTTCGCGACATTGAGTGGATACGACGAAACAGAAGTGGAATCTCGGAGCCTACAAGTCCTCGAAACGGTGGATATGCTCCCAGCAAAAGATCGACCCATCGCCTCCTATAGCAAAGGAATGCGTCAGCGGATTAAACTCGCACAAGCATTAGTGCATGAGCCAGAACTTCTTTTCTTAGACGAACCGCTCACCGGATTAGACCCGAATGGAAGAAGGTATGTCCTCTCACTCTTGAAGGGACTTGCTGACAAAGGCATCAGCATCATCGTTTCCAGCCATATCCTCTACGAGATTGAGGCATTAACAGAGACAATTCTACTTATCCATCAAGGGCGAATCCTCGCGGAGGGGACTATCTCCGACATCCGAGAACTGATTGATGAACATCCACACAAAGTCTATTTGAGTACAGATGAACCGCGCCGTTTAGCGCAAGTTTGTCTCCCTTTTGCGGACATTCTGAGTGTTACCTTTGTCAACAATGGGGACCTTGTGGAAGAATCAGAAGCAGAAGAATCAGGCGATATTATTATCGAAACCGACAAGCCTGATGCTTTCTATGCTCGACTCCCCGAACTTCTCATCGAAAACGAGTTGAATGTCTCCCAACTCTATTCCCCCGACGACAATCTCTCTTCTGTGTTTAAATACTTAGTGGGGTAG
- the tgt gene encoding tRNA guanosine(34) transglycosylase Tgt, whose protein sequence is MSESPYTLIHQDRNSAARVGKVQTAHGTVNTPIFMPVGTRGTVKACTPETLSEQIRAEIILANTYHLYLRPGHEIVQETGGLHSFMGWHRPILTDSGGFQVFSLGPLRTITEEGVAFRSTIDGTEHFISPERSIEIQNALGADVIMAFDECPALPNEYTYLKNSMEMTLRWAARCKEAHRHPDQLLFGIVQGGMERDLRQASVDATVSIGFPGYAIGGLSVGEEKDLMYETLAYVAPLLPEDKPRYLMGVGTPEDLVYGVRCGIDMFDCVMPTRNARNGSLFTTAGIIRIRNSKYKRDFAPLDAECTCYTCRNFTRAYLRHLHIENEILGSQLHTLHNLHFYVSLMRGIRRAICDGNFAALADSGPDISALVKLGQPEDE, encoded by the coding sequence ATGTCCGAGTCCCCCTATACCCTTATTCATCAAGATAGGAACAGTGCAGCCAGAGTCGGCAAGGTCCAGACGGCGCACGGCACTGTAAATACGCCGATATTTATGCCTGTCGGCACACGCGGGACGGTGAAAGCATGTACACCCGAAACACTGTCCGAGCAAATTCGGGCAGAAATTATCCTCGCGAATACGTATCATCTCTACCTACGTCCGGGGCACGAGATCGTCCAAGAGACAGGTGGATTGCATTCGTTTATGGGATGGCACCGCCCCATTCTTACGGATAGCGGTGGGTTTCAGGTATTTAGCCTCGGTCCGCTGCGTACGATCACAGAGGAAGGGGTGGCGTTTCGTTCTACGATAGATGGGACTGAACACTTTATTAGTCCAGAACGTTCAATCGAAATCCAAAATGCCCTCGGGGCAGACGTTATCATGGCGTTTGACGAGTGTCCTGCCTTACCGAATGAATATACGTATCTTAAGAATTCAATGGAGATGACGTTGCGGTGGGCGGCACGATGTAAAGAGGCACATCGGCATCCAGATCAACTGCTTTTTGGCATTGTGCAAGGCGGTATGGAACGGGACCTACGTCAAGCAAGCGTAGATGCCACAGTATCCATCGGGTTTCCGGGGTATGCCATTGGTGGCTTGAGTGTCGGTGAAGAAAAGGATTTGATGTATGAAACGCTCGCTTATGTCGCGCCGCTCTTACCAGAAGATAAACCACGCTACCTGATGGGTGTCGGCACGCCCGAAGATTTGGTCTATGGGGTGCGCTGTGGGATTGACATGTTTGATTGTGTGATGCCGACCCGGAATGCACGCAACGGTTCTCTGTTTACGACAGCGGGCATCATCCGCATCCGCAACTCGAAATACAAACGTGATTTTGCTCCGTTGGATGCGGAATGCACCTGTTATACCTGCAGGAACTTTACACGGGCATATCTCCGACATCTGCATATTGAGAACGAGATTCTCGGTTCACAACTACACACGCTGCACAACCTGCATTTTTATGTCAGTCTGATGCGCGGGATCCGGCGTGCCATTTGTGATGGAAATTTCGCAGCATTAGCGGACAGTGGCCCCGATATTAGTGCCTTGGTGAAATTGGGTCAGCCCGAAGATGAGTAG